The nucleotide sequence GGCGAAGACGACGAGGTCGGCGTCGAGGGCCGCGTCCAGACCGGTGGCGGTGCCGCCGGGGAAGCGGGCCGCGAAGGCGGCGGCCGCCTCCGGATCGAGGTCGTGGCAGTGCACGCGCCCGGCGCCCAGGCCGCTCGCCGTCAGGTACCGGCAGATCTCCCGCGCGATCACCCCGGTGCCGACCACGCCCCAGCTCGCGGGCCTGCCCGGCACCAGGGTGCGGGCGGCGAGCGCGGCGGAGGCGGCCGTGCGGGCGGCGCTGATCGTGGCGGACTCCAGCAGGGCCACGGGGTAGCCGGTCTCGTAGTCGTTGAGGACCAGGACGGCCGAGGCGCGAGGCAGGCCGCGTCCGGTGTTCTTCGGGAAGCTGGAGATCCACTTGATCCCGGCCACGTCCACGTCGCCGCCGAGGTAGGCGGGCAGGGCGATGATGCGGCTGTCGGGCTTGGCGGGGAAGCGCAGGAAGTAGCTGTCGGGGTTGATGGTGTCACCGGCGTCGTGGAGCAGGTACGCCTCGCGCACCCGCTCGATCACCTCCGCCTCGTGGCCGGCCAGCGCCTCGCGCACGGCGCGGCCGCCGACCACCGTGAAGGGGCGTGTCGTCGCTGTCACTTGCTGCTCTCGCTCTCTGCCGTCACCGGCGTCCGGGCGGGCGGCAGCGGCCGCCCCCCGATGTCCTTCAGGAAGTCCTGGCCGTAGTGGGCGGCCACCCAGGTGTCGTCGTAGACGGTGTCCAGATAGGCGTGGCCGTGGTCCGGGGAGACGGCCAGCACCCGGCTGCCCGCCGGTATGCGGTGCGCGCTCGCGCGTACGGCGGCGAGCACGGTGCCGGTGGAGCCGCCGACCAGCAGTCCGTGGTCGGCCGCGGTGCGGCGGCAGGCGACTATGGCGTCCGGTTCGGGCACCAGCATCCGTTCGTAGCGGCCGTGTTCGCCGCGTCGGAAGATCTCCGGCACCCGGCTGGAGCCGAGGCCGGGGATGAGCCGCCGGGCGGCGGGGCCGCCGAAGGTGACCGAGCCGACCGCGTCGACGCCGACGACGACCGTGGGCGCGCCGATGCGGGCGAAGTGCTCCAGGCAGCCCATCAGCGTGCCGGAGGTGCCGACGCCGACGAACAGCCGGTCGGGCACCCCGAACCCCTCGGTGATCTCGACGGCGGTGCCCTCGCGGTGGGCGGCGACGTTGGCCGGGTTGGCGTACTGGTTGAGCCACACCAGCGCCGGGTCGGCGGCGAGCTTGAGGCTGATGTGGGCGATGCGGGAGCCGAGGAAGCCGTCGTTGGCGTCGCGCTGGTCGACGATGACCACGTCGGCGCCGAGCGCCCGCATCTGCTGCACGCTGCGGTAGTTGGCGTTCGGGTCGGTGACCAGGGTGATCGGGTAGCCGCGGGCCGCGCAGATCGAGGCGAGCGCGATGCCGAGGTTGCCGGAGGTGGACTCGATCAGCCGGGTGCCGGGGCCGATCCGGCCGGCCTCCTCGGCGGCGGTGATCATCGCGCGGGCGGCCTTGATCTTGATGGAGCCGGCCGGGTTCTGCGCCTCCAGCTTCAGCCAGGTCTCGGCGTGCGGCAGGAACCCGGCGAGCCGCACGAAGCAGTGCGGGTCCCCGGCGTCATGGGCGCTGTCGTACAGCATGCGGGCCCTCCGGTGCTCCGTCGGCGGCGGACCGTCGCAGGACGGAGGCCAGCAGGTGGGGTCGGGACTGGTTGAGGTAGTGGCCGCCGTCCTCGGTGCGGACGACGTGCGGGGTGCGGGCCAGCAGGCCCCAGCGGGCGACGGTGTCCTCGTGGCCGCGGGTCACCGGGTCGTCGGCCGCGAGGACCACGGTCAGCGGGTGGTCGGCGCGGACCGGGGCGGTGAGCAGCTCGCGCAGGAAGGCGTTGCCGAGCGCGGTGTCCCGGCGCAGCGCCCGCAGCACGGCGGGCCCGGTGTCGGGCGCGGGGGCGCCGGGCTCGCCGGGTACGACCCAGGTGGCGACGGTCTCCTCGGAGGCGGCGGTCACCTCGGCCACCGGGTGGTCGGCGGGATCGGTGGACTTCAGGGCCCGCCCGACCAGGACGACGGGCGGCCGGGAAGGCAGCGCGCGGGCGAGGGCGAGCGCGATTCCGGCGCCGGCGCAGTGGCCGAGCAGGACGAGCGGCCCGGTGACGTCGGCGAGTTCGGCGGCCAGGTCGCGCAGCAGGGCGCCGGTGGCGGGTACGCCCTCCTCGCGCAGGTCGAGCGCGCGGAACCGGACCGGGCCGGTGTCCTCCAGCGCCTTGGCGAGCGGCAGGTAGCCGACCGGGGAGCCGCCCGCGTACGGGAAGCAGACCACGGTCAGTTCCGGGTCCTCAGCGGCGGCCAGCTCCACCAGCAGCCCGCCGGTGCCGGCCGCACCGCGGGCCAGGGCGCGGGCGGTACGGCCCTGGAGCAGTCCGCGCACGGTGACCAGGCCGTCGGAGCGCGCGGCCACCGCCATCGCGGCGAGGGAGTGGCCGCCGAGGTCGAAGAAGTCGTCGTCGGCGCCGACTGACTCCTCGGGCACGCCGAGCGCGTCGGCGAACAGCCGGACGATCGCGCGCTCGGTGTCGTCGGCGGGCGGTTCGGGGGTGCGGGCGGTGAGCGCGGGCAGCGGGCGGGCGGCCAAGGCGTTGCGGTCGGCCTTGCCGTTGCGGTTGAGCGGCACCTCGTCCAGCCGGGCGACCACGTCGGGCAGCATGTAGGCGGGCAGCAGCCGGGCGGCCTCCTCGCGCAGCCGTCCCGCGCCGGGCTCGGCGTCGCCGGTGTACCAGACGGCGAGCAGGGTGCGCCCGCCGTCCCGGCGGACCTCGGCGAACGCCTGGTCGACGCCCTCGATCCGGGTCAGCGTCTGCTCGATCTCGGGGAGTTCGACGCGGTGCCCGCGCAGCTTGACCTGCTGATCCCGGCGCCCGACGCAGTCCAGGGTGCCGTCGGGCAGCCAGCGGCCGAGGTCGCCGGTGCGGTAGGCGCGGGCGGAGGTGGTGTCCAGGGTGTTGGCGGGGAAGGCCGCGGCGGTGCGCTCGGGGTCGTTGACGTATCCGGCGCCGACGCAGGGGCCCGTCACATGGATCTCGCCGAGGGTGCCGGGCGGGACCGGGGTGCCGTTCTCGGCGAGGACGTGCAGCGTGGTGTTGATGACCGGGGCGCCCACGGGGACGCGCTCGGTGTGCACCGGGGCGCGCAGGATGTGGTGGGTGATGTCGTCGGACGCCTCGGTGGGCCCGTAGGCGTTGACCACCGGGATCGCGGGGTACGCGGCGAACCAGCGGCGGGCCAGGGCGGGGGCGAACGCCTCGCCGGTGACCATCAGCCAGCGCAGCCGGGGCAGTTCGCGCGGGGCGGCGCGGAGGGTGTCCAGCAGGGCGTCGAGCAGGGAGGGCACGACCTCCAGCACGCTCACGCCTTCGGAGACGACGGTGTCCAGGAAGTCGGCGGGGTCGGTCACCCGGTCGTGGATGACGCTGCGTCCGCCGGTGAGCCAGGGGGCGACGAGCTGCCACACGGAGATGTCGAAGCACTGGGAGGCGACCTGGGAGACCACGTCGTCACCGGTCAGCGCGAGGTCGTCCACCTTGGCCTGGAGGTGGTTGAGCATCCCCCGGTGCTCGACGACGGCACCCTTGGGTTCGCCGGTGGAGCCGGAGGTGAAGATGACGTAGGCCGGGTCGTCGGGGCCGGGGCGGTGCGCGGGCGGGGTGCCGTCGGAGTCGGTGCCGGTCTCGGGCGGGGCGAGCAGGGCGGTGTACTCGGCCGGGTCGAGGATGTGGCGGCAGCCGCTGCGGGTCACGGCGTGCCGGAGGCGTTCGGCGGGGTCGCCGGGTTCCTGCGGCAGGTAGACGGCGCCCGCCTTCATGACGCCGAGCAGGCTCACCGCCCAGGGCAGCCCGCGTGGCATGCGCACCGCGACCACGTCACCGGGTGCGGCGCCGCGTGCGGTGAGGGCGCGGGCCAACCGGTCCGAGGCGCGGTCGAGTTCGGCGTAGGTGAGGGTGTCGGGGCCGTGGCCGACGGCGGTGCGCTCCGGGTGGCGGGCGGCGGTGTCGGCGAACCGGTCGAGGAGGGTGGTGCCGGGCACCTCCCGGACCGGGCCGGTCCGGTGGCGGGCGAGCCAGTCGCGCTCCTCCTCGCTCATGAAGGTGCGGGCGAAGGGCGGGGCGTCGGGGTCGGCGGCCAGGGCGCGCAGCGCGCGCAGGTAGTAGCCGCCGAACCGCTCCACCCCGGCCCGGTCGAACACCGAGCCGTCGTAGTGGAGTTGCAGGCCCACGGTGTCGTCGAGGGCGTCGCGGGAGAACTCGGCGCGCAGCGGGAACTCGGTCTGGCTGTGCACGGAGACCCGGTGCAGCCGGGCGCCGTGGCGACGGGCCAGGGCGCCGAGGACGTGGAAGTGGGTGAAGTTGAAGACGGCCTCGAACAGCGGGCGGCGCAGGTGCCGGGCCATCTCGCCCATGGGGTAGCGGCGGTGCGGCAGGAGTGCGCTCTCCTCGTCGTAGACCCGCCGGACCAGGTCGGCCCAGCTCGGGGCGTCGGTGCGGACGCGGAAGGGGAGGGTGTTCAGGAAGAGACCGAGGGTGCGTTCGGCGTCCTGCCGCTCGGGGCGCCCGCTGTGTTCGTAGCCGGTGGTGATGTCGTCGCGTCCGGCGGCGAAGGAGAGCACGGCGGTGTGCGCGGCGAGCAGTACGGACTTGACGGGGACGCCGAGCCGCGCGGCGGTGGCGAGCAGCTCGGGGCCGAGGCCGGCGTCGAGGGGCACGTCGAGGGTGCGGACGGTCTCGGCGGGGTCGAGGCCGGCGCCGGGGTTGCGGGGCAGCGCGGTGGCGTCGGCGCCGTCGAGCCGGGTGAGCCAGAAGTCGCGGGCCTCCTCGGAGGCGACGGCCCGCTGTTCCAGGGCGACGAACTCCGCGTAGTCGGTGCCGGGCCGGCCGGCGGTCGCGCTGGCGTCGAAGCAGAGGTCGAACAGGTCGTAGAGCAGCCGGTTGACGCTCCAGCCGTCCAGGGCGGCCGCGTGGTAGCTGAGCAGCAGGTGGTGGCGGTCGCCGCCGAGCAGGCACAGCCGCATCCGTACGGGGCCGACGGTGCCCTCGGGGAAGCCGGTGGCGAGTTCCTCGGCGGTCGCCTTCTCCAGGTAGGCGCGCTGGGCGTCGGGGTCCCGGCCGGTGAGGTCGACGGTGGTGCACCAGTCGGGGGTGTCGCGGTGGACGACCTGGGTGGGCCGGGAGAAGCCGGCTGCGTGGAAGGAGGTGCGCAGCATCGGGTGGCGGCGGGCCGCCTCGGTCGCGGCGCGCCGGAAGCGGGCGGGGTCCAGCGGGGCGTCGTAGCGGTAGCCGGAGACGTCGTGGTAGACGGCGGCGTCACGGGTGGCGATCTCGTAGAGCAGCCCGGCCTGGAGGCTGGAGAGGGGGTACGCGGCCTCGGCGTCGGCGGGCAGCGCGGCCCGGTCGGCGGGGGTCAGGGCGGCGAAGGGGGCCGGTGCCTCGGGCGCGTCGGGTCCGGCCCGGCGGACCAGGGGGGCGAGCAGGGCGACGGTGGGGTGGGCGAACAGTTCCTGGAAGGTGAAGTCGAGCCCGGCGCGCCGGGCGGCGGCCAGCACGCCGATGAACTTGATGGAGTCGCCGCCGAGTTCGAAGAAGTTGTCCGTGACCCCGAGGTCCTCCCGGCCGAGCGCGGCGGCGAAGATCCCGGCCAGCTCCTCCTCCAGCGGGGTACGAGGGGCCACCCGGCCGGTGCCCGGAGTGGCCGGCAGCGCGGCGAGGGCCTTCAGGTCCCGTTTGCCGTTGGGGGTGCGCGGGATCTCCGCCACGGTCACGAACCGGGCCGGGACCATGTAGGAGGGCAACTGCCGGGCGAGCCCCGCGCGCAGGGCCTCCGTGTCCGGCCGCGCCGACACGACGTACGCGCGCAGGGCGCCTTCGTGCAGGGCCACCGCGCACTCGGTGACCCCGGGGAGCGCGGTGAGGACGTGCTCGATCTCGCCGGGCTCGATGCGGTGGCCGCGCACCTTCACCTGGTCGTCGAGCCGGCCCAGGTACTCGACCGTGCCGTCCTCCCGCCAGCGGGCCGCGTCGCCGGTGCGGTAGCAGCGTTCGCCGGGCGCGGTCGGGTCGGGCACGAAGCGCTCGGCGGTCAGGCCGGGGGCGCCCAGGTAGCCGCGGGCCAGACCGGCCCCGCTCAGGTACAGCTCGCCCGGCACGCCGACCGGGGCGGGGCCGCCGTCGCGGGTGAGGACGCGCAGCCGGATGTTGTCGATGGGGGTGCCGAGCGGGACCGGGCGGCGCGGGTCGTGGCCGGTGCAGTCGTGGTGGGTGACGTCGACGGCGGCCTCGGTCGGCCCGTACAGGTTGACCAGTGCCGGGGCGTCGGGGCCGGGGAAGGCGCGGGCGAGGGCGGGTATCGCGTCGGCGGGCAGCGCCTCGCCGCTGGCGAAGATCCGGCGCAGCCCGGTGGGCGCGGTGCCGTCGGCGAGGTGGGCGAGGAACGCCTGCAGCATGGAGGGCACGAAGTGCGCGGTGGTCACGCCGTGTTCGGTCATCCGGCGGACGAGGGCGGCCGGGTCGCGTTCGTCGCCGGAGGGCAGGGTGCTCACCGCGCAGCCCGCGAGCGCCCACCAGAAGATCTCCCACAGGGAGACGTCGAACGCGGTGGGTGTCTTGTGCAGGATGACGTCGCCGGGGGTGAGCGGGTACTGCCGCTGCATCCAGCGCAGCCGGTTCACGATCGCCCGGTGTTCCACCATGACGCCCTTGGGGCGGCCGGTGGAGCCGGAGGTGTAGATGACGTAGGCGAGGTCGCTCTCGGTGGCGAGCGGGGGCAGGTCGGTGCCGTCGAGCGCGGCGAGCGCCGGGTCGGCGGGGTCCACCAGGCGGGTGGCGCCGGGGCAGTCGGTGCCGACCGCGATCCGGGCGCCGCTGTGGGTGACCATGTGGCGGCGGCGCGCCTCGGGCAGGGCCGGGTCGACGGGCAGGTAGGCGGCGCCCGACTTGAGCACGGCGTGGAAGGCGATCAGCGCCTCGGGGCTGCGGGGCAGGGCGACGGCGACGATTCCACCGGGTGCGGCGCCCAGTTCGCGCAGGTGCCGGGCGAGCTGGTTGGCGCGGGCGTTGAACTCGGCGTAGGTCAGGCCGCTTCCGTCGAGCACGGCCGGGCGGTCCGGGTGCCGGGCGGCGGTGTGCTGGACGAACTCGTGCAGCAGGGTGCCGGGTTCGTAGCCGTGGGCGGTGCGGTTGGCCCGCGCGAGGAGCTCCGTCTCCGCCGGGTCCGGTGTGCCGTGCACCGGGCCGAGGGCGGCGATCCGGGCGTGGGCCCGCGCGAACCGCCCGGCCAGGCGCCGTGCGGTGCCGGGCAGCAGGAGGTCGGCGCGGTAGGTCAGCCGCAGCCTGCCGCCGCGCACCGCGAACCCGGCGGTGATCCCGTCCGGCAGCGTGTCCTGCGGGTACGGCAGCACGGCGAGGTCGGTGGGGACGACGCCCTCGGCGGCCAGCACCTGGGCGGGCGGCACGTCGAGGTGGGCGGCGCCCTCGCGGTAGGCGCGGCGGACCTCGGTGAGCAGGGCGCGGGTGTCGGTGCCGACGTCGACGAGCACGGGGAAGTCCCGGTCCCCGGCGCGGGTGCGGACGCAGACCCGCGCGCTGTCGGTCTCGGTGGCGGCGACGGCCGCGACGGCGGCGGTGACGAACACCTGGGCCAGCGTGGGTTCGTCACCGGTCAGCGCGCTCGCGCGGGCGACGGCCTCGGTGTCGAGGTCCTGCTCCCACACCCCGGTGGCCGGGTCCTCGGGGCCGGTGCCCGCGAGGAGGTCGTGGTGGAGCAGGGTGGCCGCGTCGAGCGCCCCGGCCCACCGCCGCCAGTACCGGGTCTGCTCCGGGTACTCGTTCAGGGCCTGGCTGCCGCGCAACGTGGTCATCGTGCTGCTCCAAAGTCGAAGTCGGCGTCGCTGGCGTAGGCGCCCGCCGTGAGGCGCCGCAGCACCGGCCCCTCGGGGGCGGTGGCGATCTCGTCCAGTGCCAGCAGGACGGAGTCCAGCAGGTGGTCGGCGGAGGCCCGTTCGTACAGCTCGGTGGAGTGCTCCAGGTCGCACACCAGGCGGTCGGGGCGGACGTGGACCTGGAGGTTGAGGTCGAACCGGGTGGTGCCGGGGTGGAGGAAGTCCAGCGAGGCGGTGAGCCCGGCCTCGGCGAACTCGTAGGAGTCGAGGTTCTGCAGGCCGAAGAAGGCGTCGATCAGCGGGTCGCGCAGTCCGGGCCGGCCCGCGCCCAGCTCGCGCACCAGCCGGTCGTAGGGGACGGCGCCCCGGTCCAGGGCGTCCTGGTGGCTCTCGCGCAGGTCCGCCACCAGGGCGCCGAGCGTGGTGTCCTCCTCCAGCCGGACGCGCAGCGGCACGGTCTGCACGAACATGCCGACCACGTCGGCGAGTTCGTGGTGGCCGCGGCCGTGCACGGGGGTGCCGACCACCAGGTCGGTGAGGCCACCGACGCGGGCCAGGGCGGTGGCGTAGGCGGCGAGCAGCACCACGAACGGGGTGGTGCCGTGCACGCGGGCCGTCTTCTCCACCGCGTCGGCGGCGACCGGGTCGCGCCGCACCCGGCCGCCCGCGTCGGTGGGGCGCGGCGGGCGCGGCCGGTCGGTGGGCAGGGTGCCGCCGCCGGGTGCTCCGGCGAGCGAGGTCAGCCAGGGGCCGAGGTCGTCGTCCCGCCCGGCGCACCAGCGGGCCGCGTCCAGCCAGCGCAGCGGCACGGGGGCGGGCGTCTCTCCGGCGAGCAGGGCGAGCAGTTCCCGCACGAGGACGCGGACCGAGACGCCGTCGGCCACGACGTGGTGCAGATCCAGCAGCAGCCCCCGGTCACCGGCGCGGCGGGCGCGCAGCAGCGGGGGCGCGGCGAGGTCGAAGGGACGTACGAACTCGCCTTCCGCGTCCTCGGGTTCGAGGCGCACGGTGACCCCGTCGACGACCTCCTGCCGGATGCCGTCCGCGTCGGCGGTCAGCCGCGTACGCAGAGCCTCGTGCCGCTCGACCAGGGCGTCCAGGGCGCCCTGGAGCCGCTCGGGGCCGACGGGCGCCCCGAAGTCCAGGCGTACGGGGATGTTGTACGCGACCGAGTCCGGGTCGGCCTGCCAGAGGGCGTACAGCCCGCGCTGGGCGGGGTGCGCCGGGCCGGTGCGGCCGGTGCCGCGCGGTACGGGCGCGCTGGCCTGGCCGGCATGCTCCAGCAGGGCGCGCATCCCGGCCAGGGTGGGGGCCGCGTAGACCTGGCGGAAGCCGAGCCTGCGGCCGAGGCGGGCCTCGATCCGGTCGAGCAGGACGCCCAGGCGTACGGAGTCGCCGCCGAGGGCGAAGAAGTCGCTGTCGGGGCCGATGGCCGCCGGGTCCTGGCCGAGCACCCGCGCCCACAGCCCGGTCAGCTCGTCCGGCGCCGGGGCGTCCTCGTGCGTCCCGTGCGTCCGGGGTGCGGGCAGCCGGGCGGTGTCGACCTTGCCGTTGGGGTTCAGCGGCAGGCGGTCCAGGACGGTGAGGTGGGCGGGGAGCAGATAGCGGGGCAGCCGTTCGGCGAGGGCCGTGCGCAGGGCGCCGGGGTCCATGCCGGTGACGGCGTACGCGCTCAGCCGGGCCTCCCCCGCCTCGTCGCGTACGGCGACCGTGTGGGCCTGGCGTACGGCGGGCAGGGCGAGCAGGGCGGCCGTGACCTCGGCGGGCTCCACCAGGTTGCCCAGGATCTTGACCTGCTGGTCGGCGCGCCCGTGGAAGCGGACCAGGCCGTCCTTCTCGCGGGTGACCAGGTCGCCGGTGCGGTAGCGGCCGCCGGGGAAGCGGGCCGCCGTCAGCCCGAGGTCACCGAGGTAGCCGCGCGCCACCCCGGCGCCGCCCACCCACAGCTCGCCCTCGGTGCCGTCCGGCACCGGCTGCCCGGCCTGGTCGCACACGTACAGCTCGGTGCCCGCGACGGCCCGGCCGACGGGCACCGGGTCCGGGACGGGGGCGGTGACGCGGTGCACGGTGGTGAAGACGGTGTTCTCGGTGGGGCCGTAGCCGTTGTACAGCGCCAGTTCCGGACAGCGGGCGAGCACCCGTGCCGCGTGCCCCGCGGAGACGACGTCGCCGCCGGTCATCAGGGTGCGCAGGCCCGCGAACAGGGCCGGGTCGTGGTCGGCCATGCGGTGGAACAGGGGCGCCGTCAGCCAGGCGAACTCGATCCGCTCCCGGCGCAGGAACTCCGCGTACGCGGCCGGGCGGGCCATGGTCTCCGCGTCGGCGATGTGCAGCGAGCCCCCGTTCAGCAGCGCGCCCCACACCTCCAGCGTGGCGGCGTCGAACTCCGGGGCGGCACCGTGCGCGGCCCGCATCCCCACCGGCAGCCAGGGGTGCTCCGACGCGCACACCAGCCGCAGCACGCCCCGCTGTTCGACGACGACCCCCTTGGGGGTGCCGGTGCTGCCGGAGGTGAACATGACGTAGGCCGGGGGCGTGTCACCGGCGCCCTCGGACAGGGGCGCGGCGGTGCGCCCGGCCGCCCTCACCTCGGCCGCCGGCACCGATCCCGTCCCGGCGTCCGGCACGCCGACGACGAGGCGCGGGCGGGC is from Streptomyces seoulensis and encodes:
- the sbnB gene encoding 2,3-diaminopropionate biosynthesis protein SbnB; this encodes MTATTRPFTVVGGRAVREALAGHEAEVIERVREAYLLHDAGDTINPDSYFLRFPAKPDSRIIALPAYLGGDVDVAGIKWISSFPKNTGRGLPRASAVLVLNDYETGYPVALLESATISAARTAASAALAARTLVPGRPASWGVVGTGVIAREICRYLTASGLGAGRVHCHDLDPEAAAAFAARFPGGTATGLDAALDADLVVFATTALAPYVPADHRFKPGQVVLHVSLRDLAPETLLDAANLCDDVDHCLKADTSPHLAEQLTGGRDFITGTLADVLAGRTAPDPDRPVVFSPFGMGVLDLAVGSYVLDRAVEAGTATEIPGFFPVEGE
- a CDS encoding non-ribosomal peptide synthetase; the encoded protein is MTTLRGSQALNEYPEQTRYWRRWAGALDAATLLHHDLLAGTGPEDPATGVWEQDLDTEAVARASALTGDEPTLAQVFVTAAVAAVAATETDSARVCVRTRAGDRDFPVLVDVGTDTRALLTEVRRAYREGAAHLDVPPAQVLAAEGVVPTDLAVLPYPQDTLPDGITAGFAVRGGRLRLTYRADLLLPGTARRLAGRFARAHARIAALGPVHGTPDPAETELLARANRTAHGYEPGTLLHEFVQHTAARHPDRPAVLDGSGLTYAEFNARANQLARHLRELGAAPGGIVAVALPRSPEALIAFHAVLKSGAAYLPVDPALPEARRRHMVTHSGARIAVGTDCPGATRLVDPADPALAALDGTDLPPLATESDLAYVIYTSGSTGRPKGVMVEHRAIVNRLRWMQRQYPLTPGDVILHKTPTAFDVSLWEIFWWALAGCAVSTLPSGDERDPAALVRRMTEHGVTTAHFVPSMLQAFLAHLADGTAPTGLRRIFASGEALPADAIPALARAFPGPDAPALVNLYGPTEAAVDVTHHDCTGHDPRRPVPLGTPIDNIRLRVLTRDGGPAPVGVPGELYLSGAGLARGYLGAPGLTAERFVPDPTAPGERCYRTGDAARWREDGTVEYLGRLDDQVKVRGHRIEPGEIEHVLTALPGVTECAVALHEGALRAYVVSARPDTEALRAGLARQLPSYMVPARFVTVAEIPRTPNGKRDLKALAALPATPGTGRVAPRTPLEEELAGIFAAALGREDLGVTDNFFELGGDSIKFIGVLAAARRAGLDFTFQELFAHPTVALLAPLVRRAGPDAPEAPAPFAALTPADRAALPADAEAAYPLSSLQAGLLYEIATRDAAVYHDVSGYRYDAPLDPARFRRAATEAARRHPMLRTSFHAAGFSRPTQVVHRDTPDWCTTVDLTGRDPDAQRAYLEKATAEELATGFPEGTVGPVRMRLCLLGGDRHHLLLSYHAAALDGWSVNRLLYDLFDLCFDASATAGRPGTDYAEFVALEQRAVASEEARDFWLTRLDGADATALPRNPGAGLDPAETVRTLDVPLDAGLGPELLATAARLGVPVKSVLLAAHTAVLSFAAGRDDITTGYEHSGRPERQDAERTLGLFLNTLPFRVRTDAPSWADLVRRVYDEESALLPHRRYPMGEMARHLRRPLFEAVFNFTHFHVLGALARRHGARLHRVSVHSQTEFPLRAEFSRDALDDTVGLQLHYDGSVFDRAGVERFGGYYLRALRALAADPDAPPFARTFMSEEERDWLARHRTGPVREVPGTTLLDRFADTAARHPERTAVGHGPDTLTYAELDRASDRLARALTARGAAPGDVVAVRMPRGLPWAVSLLGVMKAGAVYLPQEPGDPAERLRHAVTRSGCRHILDPAEYTALLAPPETGTDSDGTPPAHRPGPDDPAYVIFTSGSTGEPKGAVVEHRGMLNHLQAKVDDLALTGDDVVSQVASQCFDISVWQLVAPWLTGGRSVIHDRVTDPADFLDTVVSEGVSVLEVVPSLLDALLDTLRAAPRELPRLRWLMVTGEAFAPALARRWFAAYPAIPVVNAYGPTEASDDITHHILRAPVHTERVPVGAPVINTTLHVLAENGTPVPPGTLGEIHVTGPCVGAGYVNDPERTAAAFPANTLDTTSARAYRTGDLGRWLPDGTLDCVGRRDQQVKLRGHRVELPEIEQTLTRIEGVDQAFAEVRRDGGRTLLAVWYTGDAEPGAGRLREEAARLLPAYMLPDVVARLDEVPLNRNGKADRNALAARPLPALTARTPEPPADDTERAIVRLFADALGVPEESVGADDDFFDLGGHSLAAMAVAARSDGLVTVRGLLQGRTARALARGAAGTGGLLVELAAAEDPELTVVCFPYAGGSPVGYLPLAKALEDTGPVRFRALDLREEGVPATGALLRDLAAELADVTGPLVLLGHCAGAGIALALARALPSRPPVVLVGRALKSTDPADHPVAEVTAASEETVATWVVPGEPGAPAPDTGPAVLRALRRDTALGNAFLRELLTAPVRADHPLTVVLAADDPVTRGHEDTVARWGLLARTPHVVRTEDGGHYLNQSRPHLLASVLRRSAADGAPEGPHAVRQRP
- the sbnA gene encoding 2,3-diaminopropionate biosynthesis protein SbnA encodes the protein MLYDSAHDAGDPHCFVRLAGFLPHAETWLKLEAQNPAGSIKIKAARAMITAAEEAGRIGPGTRLIESTSGNLGIALASICAARGYPITLVTDPNANYRSVQQMRALGADVVIVDQRDANDGFLGSRIAHISLKLAADPALVWLNQYANPANVAAHREGTAVEITEGFGVPDRLFVGVGTSGTLMGCLEHFARIGAPTVVVGVDAVGSVTFGGPAARRLIPGLGSSRVPEIFRRGEHGRYERMLVPEPDAIVACRRTAADHGLLVGGSTGTVLAAVRASAHRIPAGSRVLAVSPDHGHAYLDTVYDDTWVAAHYGQDFLKDIGGRPLPPARTPVTAESESSK
- a CDS encoding amino acid adenylation domain-containing protein, producing the protein MIAELFRDRAARTPGALAVSDGTTRLTYAELAAASEEFARGLVRLGVRRGDLVGLLGGRSAAGVVALVGTVLAGAAYLPLNPGWPATRLRQITDHARPRLVVGVPDAGTGSVPAAEVRAAGRTAAPLSEGAGDTPPAYVMFTSGSTGTPKGVVVEQRGVLRLVCASEHPWLPVGMRAAHGAAPEFDAATLEVWGALLNGGSLHIADAETMARPAAYAEFLRRERIEFAWLTAPLFHRMADHDPALFAGLRTLMTGGDVVSAGHAARVLARCPELALYNGYGPTENTVFTTVHRVTAPVPDPVPVGRAVAGTELYVCDQAGQPVPDGTEGELWVGGAGVARGYLGDLGLTAARFPGGRYRTGDLVTREKDGLVRFHGRADQQVKILGNLVEPAEVTAALLALPAVRQAHTVAVRDEAGEARLSAYAVTGMDPGALRTALAERLPRYLLPAHLTVLDRLPLNPNGKVDTARLPAPRTHGTHEDAPAPDELTGLWARVLGQDPAAIGPDSDFFALGGDSVRLGVLLDRIEARLGRRLGFRQVYAAPTLAGMRALLEHAGQASAPVPRGTGRTGPAHPAQRGLYALWQADPDSVAYNIPVRLDFGAPVGPERLQGALDALVERHEALRTRLTADADGIRQEVVDGVTVRLEPEDAEGEFVRPFDLAAPPLLRARRAGDRGLLLDLHHVVADGVSVRVLVRELLALLAGETPAPVPLRWLDAARWCAGRDDDLGPWLTSLAGAPGGGTLPTDRPRPPRPTDAGGRVRRDPVAADAVEKTARVHGTTPFVVLLAAYATALARVGGLTDLVVGTPVHGRGHHELADVVGMFVQTVPLRVRLEEDTTLGALVADLRESHQDALDRGAVPYDRLVRELGAGRPGLRDPLIDAFFGLQNLDSYEFAEAGLTASLDFLHPGTTRFDLNLQVHVRPDRLVCDLEHSTELYERASADHLLDSVLLALDEIATAPEGPVLRRLTAGAYASDADFDFGAAR